The following coding sequences lie in one Rutidosis leptorrhynchoides isolate AG116_Rl617_1_P2 chromosome 4, CSIRO_AGI_Rlap_v1, whole genome shotgun sequence genomic window:
- the LOC139842462 gene encoding putative ripening-related protein 2 → MKQSIISFIILLFIFFYLFIFSINGHSTTRKATLTLNSFEKGGDGGGPSECDGHYHSNKDPIVALSTRWYNHGHRCFKHIKINYRDRSVRAKVVDECDSTRGCKDDIVDASIAVWRALKVPKSQWGETEVTWSDA, encoded by the coding sequence ATGAAGCAATCAATAATTAGCTTCATCATTCTCCTTTTCATCTTTTTTTATTTGTTCATATTTTCAATCAATGGTCACTCAACTACTAGAAAAGCAACTCTAACTCTCAATAGTTTTGAGAAGGGTGGGGATGGTGGAGGGCCGTCTGAGTGTGACGGCCACTACCATTCAAACAAAGATCCCATCGTTGCGTTGTCTACACGATGGTACAATCATGGACATAGGTGTTTTAAGCACATCAAGATAAACTATAGAGATAGAAGTGTAAGGGCTAAGGTGGTTGACGAGTGCGATTCAACTAGAGGGTGCAAAGACGATATTGTGGATGCATCGATAGCGGTTTGGCGTGCACTTAAAGTGCCTAAAAGTCAATGGGGAGAAACCGAAGTTACTTGGTCAGATGCTTGA
- the LOC139842463 gene encoding uncharacterized protein, with the protein MPPKRKSASHFESTLPSVSAGGCSNFPPARKTGVVGSSFQLPSSLDCPVMPEGVTGYYNDIGDCNCVCYFCGAYFWYEERVKSSSVLRFNGRCEGGRVDLPRERNPPPDIVELLKSRNYVDNIRAYNQMFSMASYGAQIDDTINNSRGPYVFKIVGQVYHWIVAICPEDGDPPRFLQLYIYDTDNEVRNRLNIFGERRSGGVSEQVVELPLHILNDKNEVVKLFRIARDRILGADVPEFQIRLYNVIGAKQYEMPVTDTLGAIVFKTGDRTRTDYDLIVEYKGGTPKRVNKLHLMSGRGDHYRSDVGSQTILPASFTGGPRYLAKYNNITPSDRADILSRVFHLKINEYVIVLKVEDPFGLYRAILYTIEFQKRGLPHCHTLLWVQTSARSLTPEDVDRFIAVELPNLNRDPVTFIVISDLMIHGPRGKVNEDAPCMQQHKCKKRFPKPFNNTTYFDKDGFIHYRRRNTGISVDKTICHLDNGYVVPYKSYLCLRFHAHINVECCGWNMLIKYLFKYISKGTDRVATHISRPLGDEGSSRRIENQAVDEIKNFIDARFICPHEASWRIYNFPINYREPAVQVLITLEGKKTTLTEWLEYNKSPSDGRHLTYLDFPGKFVWVSNEKRWKRRCNLNKPSIGRLSYMHPAFGEVFYLRMLLCHKKGCTSYTDLLTIGQTTYHTYRETCLAMGLLGDNKEWKTALEEASATATAAELRTLFSHILIYCDVANPLRLWK; encoded by the exons ATGCCTCCTAAACGAAAGTCAGCAAGTCATTTTGAGTCTACATTACCATCCGTGTCCGCTGGTGGGTGCTCGAATTTTCCTCCTGCTAGAAAAACAG GAGTTGTTGGTTCATCTTTTCAGCTACCGTCCTCTTTAGATTGTCCTGTTATGCCTGAAG GGGTAACTGGATATTATAATGATATTGGTGACTGCAATTGTGTATGCTATTTTTGTGGAGCGTATTTTTGGTACGAAGAACGAGTAAAATCTTCAAGTGTTTTGCGTTTCAATGGTCGTTGTGAAGGTGGTCGTGTAGATCTACCTAGAGAAAGGAATCCTCCACCTGACATCGTCGAGTTATTAAAAAGTAGGAATTACGTGGATAATATACGTGCGTACAATCAGATGTTCAGCATGGCATCTTATGGTGCTCAAATAGATGACACCATCAACAACAGTAGAGGCCCTTACGTGTTTAAAATTGTGGGTCAGGTTTATCATTGGATAGTAGCGATTTGTCCTGAGGATGGTGATCCTCCACGCTTCTTACAACTCTACATTTATGATACCGATAACGAGGTACGTAATAGGTTAAATATTTTTGGCGAACGAAGGTCCGGTGGTGTTTCTGAACAGGTTGTTGAATTACCATTGCATATTTTAAACGATAAAAATGAAGTGGTCAAACTTTTTAGGATTGCTAGAGATAGAATTCTCGGGGCGGATGTACCTGAATTCCAAATAAGATTGTATAACGTAATTGGGGCTAAGCAATATGAAATGCCGGTAACTGATACCCTTGGTGCAATTGTTTTCAAAACGGGAGACAGGACCCGAACTGATTATGATCTTATTGTAGAATATAAGGGTGGTACACCAAAACGTGTTAATAAGTTACATTTAAT GTCTGGGAG AGGCGACCATTACAGGTCTGATGTCGGTAGTCAAACTATATTACCCGCTTCTTTTACTGGTGGGCCTCG GTATCTTGCAAAGTATAACAACATAACTCCGAGTGATAGAGCTGATATACTTTCCAGGGTCTTTCATTTGAAAATAAATGAATATGTTATTGTGTTGAAGGTAGAGGACCCTTTTGGCCTCTATAGAGCAA TATTGTACACCATCGAGTTTCAAAAGAGAGGACTACCGCATTGTCATACACTATTGTGGGTGCAGACTTCTGCTAGATCTTTAACACCTGAAGATGTTGACAGATTCATAGCAGTTGAATTACCAAACCTCAATAGAGATCCAGTGACATTCATAGTTATCTCGGATCTTATGATACATGGCCCGCGTGGAAAAGTTAAtgaagatgctccatgtatgcaacaACACAAATGTAAAAAAAGATTTCCAAAGCCTTTTAACAACACAACTTATTTTGACAAAGATGGCTTTATACATTATCGGCGACGCAATACTGGAATTTCAGTCGACAAAACGATTTGTCACCTCGATAATGGATACGTCGTCCCTTACAAAAGCTATTTGTGTCTTCGTTTCCATGCACATATCAATGTAGAGTGTTGCGGGTGGAATATGCTTATAAAATATTTGTTTAAGTATATTTCGAAGGGTACAGATCGCGTTGCTACACATATTTCAAGACCGTTGGGAGATGAAGGTAGCTCCAGAAGAATTGAGAACCAGGCGGTAGACGAGATTAAAAACTTCATCGATGCCAGATTTATATGTCCTCATGAGGCATCCTGGAGGATCTATAATTTCCCAATTAATTATAGAGAACCAGCAGTTCAAGTTCTCATT ACCCTGGAAGGGAAAAAAACAACACTGACTGAATGGTTAGAATACAATAAATCGCCATCTGACGGAAGACATTTAACTTACCTCGATTTCCCAG GCAAATTTGTATGGGTTTCCAACGAAAAAAGATGGAAGAGAAGATGCAATCTTAACAAACCATCAATAGGCCGATTGTCGTATATGCATCCAGCATTTGGAGAAGTCTTCTATCTAAGAATGCTATTGTGTCATAAAAAGGGTTGTACATCATACACAGATCTACTGACAATTGGTCAAACAACATATCACACATACCGTGAAACATGTCTTGCAATGGGCCTTCTCGGTGACAATAAGGAGTGGAAAACGGCACTCGAGGAGGCAAGTGCAACAGCCACCGCTGCTGAATTGCGTACACTGTTTAGTCATATCCTTATCTACTGTGACGTCGCAAACCCTTTGAGATTATGGAAGTAA